The DNA window CAGTCTGTGGCAACagcaaattattataatttttttattcttttagcagtctatatattttctgcctcattctattgAGAGAATCCACGTAAGATCACTTATGTTTTTGTAAGAGccagttgattaaaaaaaagtttacttaATTGTCCAAAAGTTGAATTTTCATTCTAAAAATTGCTTGATTAACATTGTCAAAATAATCAGCTATACATGAAGATCAGGTTGTTAAATTATGGGGATAAAATAATGaggaacatgaaaatgtatttaaagttgGCTAACTCACCAAGCAATTGCAAAAGAACTTAAATACATGAAGATAATTTCAAAGGAAGAAGTTTATTAGTTTGAAAATAGCAAGAGACATTTTGACCACATGGTCACAAAAAAAGAGTGGAAGCTCTGCCCACCCAAAGTCTCCACCTATTTATAGGCATGGGTAATAGAAATTCCCAATCAGCCCCAGCTAGATAAATATGTATTTGTTGCAGAATACTGGAAGAGCCTGCATTTGCAGCAGAGTTAGAGAGAATAGTTGCAAGTGCAATAGAAGTTATGCAAGTGCAGAATTAAATCAAAGCAATACATTCTTGCTCTCTCAAGTGTCAATTCTAAGTGACATCAATCACTGATGATTTTGCACAGAATGTATTACCACTGCACTTTAAGGGATCTACCATAATGTTGTCtgaacttttttaatgaagacaTTCCTGATAAATTTTGATAAAATAAGATGTTGTTGCAGctgtcattatgaggactctccatagacataattatttttatcctgtacaaattatttgaattatggggacactagaaatgtcctcataaaccacatttatagcataatacccttgtaattaccagctagtaacctaaaaaaagtccttgtaaaccacttaaacctgcccacacacacacacacaaaagacaagTAGAAAATCCCATTGCTGTAATAGAAGCCCCACCCACTATCACAACCACATCAATGCCATTAACCATATTACAATATGTTATGAAATCTGCAATAATTCATGGAAGTATGGTGTATTTGGTATATATTGGCATTAGtcatgtaaattatgtaaatggACTTATGTCTCATGTCAAGACTGACACCCCATATCGATAATTCCCTATGATCCAGAATTCCATGACATCCCTAAGTATTTTACAACCAGTAAAATAAAAGGACAGAAAATAATAAGGTAGATGAACACCATTGTTTGAAATCATGCCAGAGAATTTGTGTGAGTGCATCAGGTGGTTCAACAAAGAAGACTTCTATAAAGGATGCACCTATGTTTTCTCACTAATGAGAAAGCATCAATTAGAACATTGAGACAtacacatgatttttttttagtccTCAATTACAAATCAATGTTAGTTCATTAAACAGACCACCAGAGCAAGTGGGTAAGATTTGTTTTTGTAGAGtgcatttttgtgtatttatttgctAATAGTTTGCTCTGCATCTCTAAGAGTGTGTATTTGTACATTTCTGTCGCATAGtccaaaatgtgctttttatgtttCTTATTGGCCATGAAATGTTTCGGGGGTTTTTTGTATTGCAAATACAtacatgatatatacagtatatatatatatatatatatatatatatatatatatatatatgtaagcaaTATCgaacgagcaagagtgcgatatgtccccacatcagcactgctgtgattcagcgcAGGCACGaggccgagtgccataggtaatcacagcagtgctgatttaggaccatatagcacgattgcgagtgtgatattgcttatatacaacagttcaatgaacaagtaaatttttaaaaattaggaaaaactgagtacggtcataaaaacacatttgtgcatgtaaCTACTTTCTTaagcgacggatcagaatctgccgttgctgtttcaaaccaaatgatgcgtccaagcctccgttagtaattcaaaaatgtcatttcagaaatagtatcacggctagtgctgtttctaacaagttattggataaacaaggatggatgggtgtgtgtgtgtgtgtgtgtgtgtgtgtgagtgcgagagagagaggtggagcatgtgtgatcacctgttgccactaccaagcagagatgctgttagctttctgaagatcagctttctcagtggaaaaatagccatccaagcagggTATTTCAACCTATTTCGTTGTAGCCAGTGCAcaaaagtctttcactatagaaaccgcaatctcctctgccattttaaacagcaggtcctctccaatgtgaaaagtccagtaagaggtaagcgccttgagttaggtaattaatcagtctgttttgTCCCTCAGCtctgatgagccgtaatgctgaagttgttagtttaaagccgtttaaagctatttcttagctttagtagtgtagtagtaatacaagcgatcacagagctgttgtatgtaaacactggctgatgcggattcacttcacgtcacctaaaaggctcatattacacacaaaaatgatcttttgccacaacctgctggctaacatatgtccaatatatatatatatatatatatatatatatatatatatatatatatatatatatatatatatacatacatgtaaaaagagacacataGAGTATCTcataacacatatgcactgctcttacactttagtttagaacggcacggacacaagcggagtgatagacacagtgaagcgtccgagtgctgatggtgtgagaccatcagtgcacATGGAACGTTTCTCGTgaaatcagattcgaggactggaactaactgttgtgtgtgtgtgtgtgtgtgtgtgtgtgtgtgtgtgtgtgtgtgtgtatatagtgtgtgtgtgtatatatatatatatatatatatatatatatatatatatatatatacacacacatacaccgatcagccacaacattaaaaccacctgcctaatattgtgtaggtccctcttgtgccgccaaaacagcgccaacccgcatctcaaaatggCATCCTAGATAAACTTATGATGATAAATTGTCCACTCTGCTCAAAAATTTGTAGAAGCCATGCGAGTCATGACATGTTTTCTTTTATGGTCGATTTTAatggctttgatttgaatcacTCATTTCACTTACATCAAAGAGGGTCACATTACAATTACTATGTTTTATGgtggaatttatattaaaattaccaACCAACTGGCGAGTTATATTTACATGCCAATGCAGATTTTTACTTGCTGTACATTTGTCATTTGGTAAGTATTAATTCTGGaccctgtatgtgtgtttgagagaggagTGAAAGAGTCACTGGCCTGTAAACACTGTGCtgattataattataatgtaatattcCAGTAATATTTTGAATAAGAAGATAATACTACCATTCATTCACCTTTCTCCCATTCATAGGATTTGCTTGCAAGATTATTTCTTGATTTATTGCTCGTTTGCTGTGTACTGAAAGTAGGAGTTCAAAtcctcaatgtttttttttttatttgttttttgttttaaggtTTTGGGTATATTTGAAGAGCTTCATCCCTGAATTCATTGTTTTATGTCTTAGgacttttttaaaatgtctgatATCATTTAACTTAAATAAAGACCCATTTGAATTCACAAAACTTGTCATCAGATCTTGTGGTCATTAAAATTAGTGTTTCCTCTCTTATGTTTCTCATtgaagatacaaaaaaaaaaaccaattttGTCTTTTAAGTTGTACTTCCTTCAGTCAAGATTAGACGGTTGTGATTCATTCAACACAGTTGATTGTTTTAGTGCCCCGATCTACTCTATCAAACATTATTTACGTTGTTTCCCACTGGATAACATTCTTATGGTCACGCAAGGGATGGACATCATAGTAATATATGAAGACTACCAAAGGTGACTGGCGTAAATGGCAAGACTTGGACGTGTGAAGCTTACAGCTGTTCtcttcatttatttccattggCCCTTTTCATAGTCCCACTTGGCTGAGAAGCTTTCCACAGGGTTCACCTACATGTCCAGCATCTTCTTCACCTGCATAGCCTGCCATTTGTCATCAAGGGTGTGAGGATAAGGGGGATACAAGGCAAGTTTTTCCTCTTTAGGGAGATTGTTCCAGTGTCCTTTCTCCTTCTGCTTCAGGCTCTTGTCTGCAGCATTGAGGGTGTCCTGGTATTGTCTGTCAGGTAGAGGAGTGTCCAGACGGTCCcagtacatgggcagagacatgTCCACCTGCTCTGTCAACTCCATTTTTCCCATTGCAATCCAATGCTGGCGAGAGGAGGTAGATTCAGCGCCATCGCCATGTTGCTAATATTCcctttttctctctgtttcagTTTATAAATCCGAAAATCCAAGCGTGTTTCTGTCCAGGCCGTGATCCTCGTTGCCAGATGTATTGTCACACACACgggttataatattaaaaaaaaactcctttATTCTCTTTTCTCCACATACATCAATCTCTTAACccttaagcctggtttatactcgaTGCATCCGCAGTAGCGCGAGGGAGCACCTCAGATCCTCAATGTTGATTTTTCTGATGTTGATGCTCTTTATTCTGActgcagtacaacaaataattaaatgtctCAAATGCTTGCACAGTACCAGTTACACTAGTGCAGATCATTTGACAGAAGTGCATGgttgctatttttaaaaatgatagaGAAGTAATCATTGCTTGGTAATCCTATTATAGACTGTTTCCTCTGTGCTTTACTATATGAACAGCACTGTTCAGCATGACTCCTGAGTTTGCTACAAAGGCAGACATGCTGTCACAGCAATACTGGGGCCCACTGGTTAGGGGGCCTGGTGCACGTGCAGCCTGGCCAAGCATGGGCATTCTGGTCACAGCTGATGGTCCCttctgtcctctttctctctttctctctcaggcaTGCCACACGGGAATGCGCTCATACATTTACAATAAGAATTCTCTGATTGGCTCGCAGGCCGAGCACGGTGGCATGAGGACCTACTTCTTCAGCGCTGACACGCAGGAGGACATGAATGGCTGGATCCGGGCCATGAACCAGGCCGCACTGATGCAGAGCCACGGCGTCAAGAGGTCAGTCACCTCCTCGTACACTCCTCCTCATACTTCACCTCCTCTTCTCTCAGGGCTGGTGAATACTGTAGAAGTATGATTAGTATCTGCATATTCTATTAAAGATGGTTCATGCAAGGTTAACCAACAATATCATAGCCTAAGATGTTTCACACCCTCATGATCGAATCAAATGCTGATAAAAGAAAAAAGGCCCAGCCCAACATTATGTGCTGCATCACTAGAACATAGTAATGAGTGTGGTAATGCTTAtacttattaaaaatacatttattaaaaattctGACAACGAAAAACGTCGTGTTACTCTCAAGTTTTGATCCCAAATGTTAACAGGCATGGGTGCCTGCAGCTGTATGGCCATATGCACTCTGCATACCATGAGCGCTccaactgacctgagaaatatttactcacGATATTTCATCAATTATGatgtgtgtcccgtatttct is part of the Myxocyprinus asiaticus isolate MX2 ecotype Aquarium Trade chromosome 2, UBuf_Myxa_2, whole genome shotgun sequence genome and encodes:
- the LOC127450706 gene encoding cytochrome c oxidase subunit 4 isoform 2, mitochondrial-like, with the protein product MGKMELTEQVDMSLPMYWDRLDTPLPDRQYQDTLNAADKSLKQKEKGHWNNLPKEEKLALYPPYPHTLDDKWQAMQVKKMLDM